In the genome of Rhodoplanes sp. Z2-YC6860, one region contains:
- the mtnA gene encoding S-methyl-5-thioribose-1-phosphate isomerase: MKVNGTHTRTIWLESDGWSVGIIDQTMLPHRYATLRLTTLAEAAHAIKSMQVRGAPLIGAAAAYGMCLALRADASDEHIEKAYAVLHATRPTAINLKWALDEMAAAVRNQPRGARVATAYRRAAEIADEDVAICQAMGRHGLKLIDAIAARKSGQPVNVLTHCNAGWLATVDYGTATAPIYAAHDSGIPIHVWVDETRPRNQGASLTAWELGHHGVKHTVIADNTGGHLMQHGMVDLAIVGTDRVTAQGDVCNKIGTYLKALAAKDNGVPFYVALPSPTIDFTVTDGIAEIPIEQRGGEEQSTMTGRTADGRIETVQVVPDGSPVANYAFDVTPARLVTGLITERGVLKASREGLRAAFPERAGEN; this comes from the coding sequence ATGAAGGTCAATGGCACGCACACCCGCACGATCTGGCTCGAATCCGATGGCTGGTCGGTCGGTATCATCGACCAGACGATGCTGCCACATCGCTACGCGACGCTGCGGCTGACCACGCTCGCCGAGGCCGCGCATGCCATCAAGTCGATGCAGGTGCGCGGCGCTCCGTTGATCGGTGCCGCCGCGGCTTACGGCATGTGCCTTGCGTTGCGCGCGGATGCCTCCGACGAGCACATCGAGAAGGCCTACGCGGTGCTGCATGCGACGCGGCCGACCGCGATCAACCTGAAATGGGCGCTCGACGAGATGGCGGCGGCGGTGCGCAACCAGCCGCGCGGGGCACGCGTCGCGACCGCCTATCGCCGCGCGGCAGAGATTGCCGACGAGGACGTGGCGATCTGCCAGGCCATGGGCCGGCACGGACTGAAGCTGATCGACGCGATCGCGGCGCGCAAGAGCGGCCAACCGGTCAATGTGCTGACCCATTGCAACGCCGGCTGGCTTGCCACTGTGGACTACGGCACCGCGACCGCGCCGATCTACGCGGCCCACGACAGCGGCATTCCGATCCACGTTTGGGTCGACGAGACCCGGCCGCGCAATCAAGGTGCCTCGCTCACCGCCTGGGAGCTTGGCCATCATGGCGTGAAGCACACCGTGATCGCCGACAACACCGGCGGTCACTTGATGCAGCATGGCATGGTCGATCTCGCGATCGTCGGCACCGACCGCGTCACTGCGCAGGGCGACGTCTGCAACAAGATCGGCACTTATCTGAAAGCGCTGGCCGCCAAAGACAACGGCGTGCCGTTCTATGTGGCGCTGCCGTCGCCGACCATCGACTTCACGGTGACCGACGGCATCGCCGAGATTCCCATCGAGCAGCGCGGCGGCGAGGAGCAGTCGACCATGACCGGCCGCACCGCCGACGGCCGGATCGAGACCGTGCAAGTGGTGCCGGATGGCTCGCCGGTCGCGAACTATGCATTCGACGTGACACCGGCGCGGCTCGTCACAGGACTGATCACCGAGCGCGGTGTGTTGAAGGCCTCGCGCGAAGGCTTGCGGGCGGCATTTCCGGAGCGGGCAGGAGAGAACTGA
- a CDS encoding ABC transporter substrate-binding protein — translation MNLTKTAWLVTSAFILALVALAPAVAPAQDKPKIQLRVGTLRIAAQTDAWVAQQRGFFAKHGIEATLTPFNTGAESIPAMQGGAIDVLLSIPGIGMIAMERGLDIVPVFQDESAHATPPDSASVQVMENSPIKTIADLRGKKIGVGGLSTQNTIAVKMLLDKAGVDPASVQMSEVPFPAMMNALKAGHVDAVVPVDPFTTQLRHSGGRVISWNYVEAIPEQPLGVWFAKGSFLKSNPQAIDGFIAAMKESINYLHADDKRARDEIAAYTKLDRGMLENMPLIGWNYQVKLDRWQAVIDMMVKYGGMQPKKAEDFMTAQLRPFVMK, via the coding sequence ATGAATCTCACGAAAACAGCGTGGCTCGTGACTTCGGCGTTCATCTTGGCTTTGGTCGCCCTCGCGCCTGCCGTTGCGCCGGCACAGGACAAGCCCAAGATCCAGCTCCGCGTCGGCACCTTGCGCATCGCGGCGCAAACCGACGCCTGGGTGGCGCAGCAGCGCGGCTTCTTCGCCAAGCACGGCATCGAGGCGACGCTGACGCCATTCAACACCGGCGCCGAATCGATCCCGGCGATGCAGGGCGGCGCCATCGACGTGCTGCTGTCGATCCCGGGCATCGGCATGATCGCGATGGAGCGCGGCCTCGATATCGTGCCGGTATTCCAGGACGAGAGCGCGCATGCGACGCCGCCGGATTCGGCGAGCGTGCAGGTGATGGAGAACTCGCCGATCAAGACGATTGCGGACCTGCGCGGCAAGAAGATCGGGGTCGGCGGGCTTTCGACGCAGAACACCATCGCGGTGAAGATGCTGCTCGACAAGGCCGGGGTCGATCCAGCCTCGGTGCAAATGTCCGAAGTGCCGTTCCCGGCGATGATGAATGCGCTGAAAGCGGGCCACGTCGACGCGGTGGTGCCGGTCGATCCGTTCACCACCCAGCTCCGTCATTCCGGCGGCCGGGTGATCTCCTGGAATTATGTCGAGGCGATCCCAGAGCAGCCGCTTGGTGTCTGGTTCGCCAAGGGCTCGTTCTTGAAGTCCAATCCCCAGGCGATCGACGGCTTTATCGCCGCGATGAAGGAGTCGATCAATTATCTGCATGCCGACGACAAGCGGGCGCGCGACGAGATCGCGGCCTACACCAAGCTCGACCGCGGCATGCTCGAAAACATGCCGCTGATCGGCTGGAACTATCAGGTCAAGCTCGACCGCTGGCAGGCGGTGATCGACATGATGGTGAAATACGGCGGCATGCAGCCGAAGAAGGCCGAGGACTTCATGACGGCACAGCTGCGACCATTCGTCATGAAGTAG
- a CDS encoding vWA domain-containing protein, which produces MLSHIARALAPASFAAALTFTAAFADPAEPDIKRLGKPVVEVAFVLDTTGSMGPLIEGAKRKIWSIATAIVDENPAAEIRMGLVAYRDIGDEYVTKTFNLTTDIQDLYANLLELKAHGGGDWPESVNEALEIGVTKLNWTQGSEICRIMFLVGDAPPHMDYKQDSKYPEVVRMARERGIVVNAVQAGGARDTERVWREIAQRGDGRFIPIPQDGGQILVIETPWDTEIIELQGRINGTVIPYGPRAQRSSIEQKTSQLAAAPRSVASEMAGYLNKSGGRMNEAVTGRGDLVADVASGRQKLDSVKDDDLPDNLRALKPEQRRAAIDKNATERKTLNDRMAALVKKRDAYVMEQRKNAPAKPADSFDRAVAETLKAQLKR; this is translated from the coding sequence ATGCTGTCTCATATCGCGCGGGCGCTCGCGCCCGCATCCTTTGCTGCCGCACTGACATTCACAGCCGCCTTCGCCGATCCGGCCGAGCCGGACATCAAGCGTCTCGGCAAGCCCGTGGTCGAAGTCGCCTTCGTGCTCGACACCACCGGCTCGATGGGCCCGCTGATCGAAGGCGCCAAGCGCAAGATCTGGTCGATCGCGACCGCCATCGTCGACGAAAATCCCGCCGCCGAAATCCGCATGGGCCTCGTCGCCTATCGCGACATCGGCGACGAATACGTCACCAAGACGTTCAACCTCACCACCGACATCCAGGACCTCTACGCCAATCTCCTGGAGCTCAAGGCCCATGGCGGCGGTGACTGGCCGGAAAGCGTCAACGAGGCGCTGGAGATCGGCGTCACCAAGCTGAATTGGACGCAGGGCTCGGAAATCTGCCGGATCATGTTCCTGGTGGGCGATGCACCGCCGCACATGGACTACAAGCAGGACTCCAAATACCCCGAGGTGGTCCGCATGGCGCGCGAGCGCGGCATTGTCGTCAACGCCGTGCAGGCCGGCGGCGCCCGCGATACCGAACGCGTTTGGCGCGAGATCGCGCAGCGCGGCGACGGCCGCTTCATCCCGATCCCACAGGACGGCGGCCAGATTCTCGTGATCGAGACGCCGTGGGACACCGAGATCATCGAACTGCAGGGCCGGATCAACGGCACGGTGATCCCATATGGACCGCGCGCGCAGCGCTCGAGCATCGAACAGAAAACCAGCCAGCTTGCCGCAGCGCCGCGTTCGGTCGCCTCCGAGATGGCCGGCTATCTCAACAAGAGCGGCGGGCGCATGAACGAAGCCGTGACCGGCCGCGGCGATCTCGTCGCCGACGTGGCTTCGGGCCGCCAGAAGCTCGACAGCGTCAAGGACGACGATTTGCCGGACAACCTCCGCGCCTTGAAGCCCGAGCAACGCCGGGCCGCGATCGACAAGAACGCCACCGAACGCAAGACGCTCAACGACCGCATGGCCGCGCTCGTCAAGAAGCGCGATGCCTATGTGATGGAGCAGCGCAAGAACGCGCCGGCCAAGCCCGCGGATTCGTTCGACCGCGCGGTGGCCGAAACGCTGAAGGCGCAGCTCAAGCGGTAA
- a CDS encoding aromatic ring-hydroxylating dioxygenase subunit alpha: MDERQPASRASLYRSWPRYEAADKGFRNYWYPAIESRKLGKKPMAVKVVGEPILLMRDGDKVRALHDRCPHRGVPLSAGRNEFPGTISCIYHGWTYRLADGELCAALTDGPDSPICGKAVVRVKTYPVEERANIIWVYVGDQPAPPIEEDVPEEFLAEDAVVIPMIELRKGDWRYAMENAVDEAHARYLHRKTPFAFFRLFPAYQTDVQMVPSEDGKWLRRLSKPVFGPQNYPGVGTWPRDGFWRKAGGQVIVGKARLPGVFYVGHKNWQDFQFFTPVDEQHHLMCQIAVRRTKGLGALWWKLRVWSYIQLFHRIMLNRWEDGFIVEAMDCPPERLFRPDVAIVAWRRWCDLHARGLDGERAAKAEAEAEDGGASVASGDAASSQQASKAELT; encoded by the coding sequence ATGGACGAACGTCAACCGGCAAGTCGTGCTTCGCTCTACCGAAGCTGGCCGCGCTATGAGGCGGCTGACAAGGGTTTCCGGAACTACTGGTACCCGGCGATCGAGTCGCGGAAGCTCGGCAAGAAGCCTATGGCCGTGAAGGTGGTCGGCGAGCCGATCCTGCTGATGCGCGACGGCGACAAGGTGCGTGCGCTACACGACCGCTGCCCGCATCGCGGCGTGCCGTTGTCGGCGGGCCGCAACGAATTTCCTGGCACCATCTCGTGCATCTATCACGGCTGGACGTATCGTCTGGCGGATGGCGAGCTTTGCGCGGCGCTGACCGACGGGCCCGACTCGCCGATCTGCGGCAAGGCGGTCGTGCGCGTGAAGACCTATCCGGTCGAAGAGCGCGCCAACATCATCTGGGTCTATGTCGGCGATCAGCCTGCGCCGCCGATCGAAGAAGACGTGCCGGAAGAGTTCCTCGCCGAGGACGCCGTCGTCATTCCGATGATCGAACTGCGCAAGGGCGACTGGCGCTATGCCATGGAGAACGCGGTCGACGAGGCTCATGCGCGCTATCTGCATCGCAAGACGCCGTTCGCGTTCTTCCGGCTGTTCCCGGCCTACCAGACCGACGTGCAGATGGTGCCGAGCGAGGATGGCAAATGGTTGCGCCGGCTGAGCAAGCCGGTGTTTGGTCCGCAGAACTACCCGGGTGTCGGCACGTGGCCGCGCGATGGCTTCTGGCGCAAAGCCGGCGGCCAGGTGATCGTCGGCAAGGCGCGGCTGCCGGGGGTGTTCTATGTCGGCCACAAGAACTGGCAGGATTTTCAGTTCTTCACGCCGGTCGATGAGCAGCACCATCTGATGTGCCAGATCGCGGTCCGCCGGACCAAGGGCCTCGGTGCGCTGTGGTGGAAGCTCCGCGTGTGGAGCTACATCCAGCTGTTTCATCGCATCATGCTCAATCGCTGGGAGGACGGCTTTATCGTCGAAGCGATGGACTGCCCGCCGGAGCGGCTGTTCCGGCCGGACGTCGCGATCGTGGCATGGCGGCGCTGGTGCGATCTGCATGCGCGCGGGCTCGACGGCGAGCGCGCCGCAAAGGCGGAAGCCGAGGCCGAGGATGGCGGCGCATCCGTCGCTTCCGGCGATGCAGCGTCGAGCCAGCAGGCATCCAAGGCGGAGCTGACGTGA
- a CDS encoding glutamate carboxypeptidase translates to MRFGKLAALGFAAWLLSTPAFADEQVKPILDSAEKLKPDAIKFWEQLVSIDSGTGDAQGINAVGAIAAEELKKLGASVDLVPNEHALAGDNIVATFTGTGQGKILLMAHMDTVFAKGSVAKRPFRIEGGRAYGPGVSDDKAGVVIGLTTLKILKELNFKDYARVTLLLNTNEETGSRGSRTLIERLAKEHDVTLNLEGGRAGDGITIWRKGSGTIKVEVKGRASHAGASPELGRNAVMELAHQVLQLSKLADETKGTTVNFTVVKGGDRKNVIPDYAEADADVRAVVSEEFDRVEHDLAATIKNKLIADTEVKATLTRTFPVMPQNAQIDALATMAQRIYGELGKTLALGGSGGAADSSLAAGVFKPTLDGLSMIGANPHTDREYAVVDSMVPRLYLLTRMVMELGRKP, encoded by the coding sequence ATGCGGTTCGGCAAGCTGGCGGCGCTGGGGTTTGCGGCGTGGCTCCTCTCGACTCCGGCGTTCGCTGACGAACAGGTCAAGCCGATCCTCGACAGCGCCGAGAAACTCAAGCCCGATGCGATCAAGTTCTGGGAGCAGCTTGTCAGCATCGATTCTGGCACCGGCGACGCCCAAGGCATCAACGCGGTCGGCGCGATTGCGGCTGAAGAGCTGAAGAAACTTGGCGCTTCGGTCGATCTGGTGCCGAACGAGCACGCCCTGGCGGGGGACAACATCGTCGCGACGTTCACCGGCACTGGTCAGGGCAAGATCCTGCTGATGGCGCACATGGACACGGTGTTCGCCAAGGGCTCGGTGGCCAAGCGTCCATTTCGCATCGAGGGCGGCCGCGCCTATGGGCCGGGCGTGTCGGACGACAAGGCCGGCGTCGTGATCGGTCTTACGACACTGAAGATTCTCAAGGAGCTGAACTTCAAGGACTATGCGCGCGTCACGCTGCTGCTCAACACCAACGAGGAAACCGGCTCGCGCGGTTCGCGAACGTTGATCGAGAGGCTCGCGAAAGAGCACGACGTCACCCTCAACCTCGAGGGCGGCCGCGCCGGAGACGGCATCACGATCTGGCGCAAGGGCTCGGGCACCATCAAGGTCGAGGTCAAGGGCCGTGCTTCGCACGCGGGTGCGTCGCCGGAGCTCGGACGCAACGCGGTGATGGAACTTGCGCATCAAGTGCTGCAGCTCAGCAAGCTTGCGGATGAAACCAAAGGCACCACCGTCAACTTCACGGTGGTGAAGGGTGGCGACCGCAAGAATGTGATCCCGGACTATGCCGAGGCCGACGCCGACGTGCGGGCCGTGGTCTCCGAAGAATTCGACAGGGTCGAGCACGATCTTGCCGCGACGATCAAGAACAAGCTGATCGCCGACACCGAAGTGAAGGCAACGTTGACGCGGACCTTTCCGGTGATGCCGCAGAACGCCCAGATCGACGCGCTCGCCACGATGGCGCAGCGCATTTATGGCGAGCTCGGCAAGACCTTGGCCCTTGGCGGCTCGGGTGGCGCCGCGGATTCAAGTCTCGCGGCCGGCGTGTTCAAGCCGACGCTCGATGGGCTCAGCATGATCGGCGCCAACCCCCATACCGACCGGGAGTATGCCGTGGTCGACAGCATGGTGCCGCGGCTCTATCTGTTGACCCGGATGGTGATGGAGCTCGGCCGCAAGCCATGA
- a CDS encoding MmcB family DNA repair protein — protein sequence MNVPLGKFAEVPVDGRQSETALKIARGTARLLHAHGYYVVSELPLASGRRADLVALGRDGEIWIVEIKSSVADFRADQKWMDYRLHCDRLFFATTVEVPCEIFPQDTGLIVADVFGAQIVCEAPEHRLHAATRKSMTLSIARAAALRLQALADPAGVYQGEL from the coding sequence ATGAACGTGCCGCTCGGAAAATTTGCCGAAGTTCCCGTCGACGGCCGTCAGTCCGAGACGGCGCTGAAGATCGCGCGCGGCACCGCGCGGCTTCTGCATGCTCACGGCTATTACGTGGTGAGCGAACTGCCGCTCGCCTCGGGCCGGCGCGCCGATCTCGTTGCACTCGGCCGCGACGGCGAAATCTGGATCGTCGAGATCAAATCGTCGGTTGCCGATTTTCGCGCCGACCAGAAGTGGATGGACTACCGGCTGCATTGCGACCGGCTGTTTTTCGCCACCACGGTCGAGGTGCCGTGCGAAATCTTTCCGCAAGACACCGGGTTGATCGTGGCCGATGTTTTCGGCGCCCAGATCGTATGCGAGGCTCCCGAGCATCGGCTGCATGCCGCGACGAGAAAAAGCATGACGTTGAGCATTGCGCGGGCTGCGGCGCTCCGCCTGCAAGCGCTGGCCGATCCGGCGGGGGTCTATCAGGGCGAACTCTAG
- a CDS encoding NAD-dependent epimerase/dehydratase family protein, with protein sequence MKILVTGGAGKLGQWVVRALKAQQHDVTVFDRQPSGEPANREIIGDIEDLDAVTAAAAGAEAIIHLAGIPTHSVVPDNDTFRINAMGAFNIHEAARRNGVPRVVSLSSEAVLGWAPGSFEREHLPDYLPIDENHPCQPQDCYGLSKQVLESVGRAFSARCGMVTVFIRAPWVMSPDELETLRKNNGRMIKDFGLYHYIDARDLAEACRLAVEVELSGAQAVYVGSGETTVSVPLAELYPKLAPDIGDRAAALTGALAPVSNELARRLLGWSPKHSWRGDSSSSSAKPAARSKRIGQETP encoded by the coding sequence ATGAAGATCCTTGTCACCGGCGGTGCAGGCAAGCTCGGACAATGGGTGGTCCGCGCGCTGAAAGCTCAACAGCATGACGTGACGGTGTTCGACCGGCAGCCGTCCGGCGAGCCGGCCAACCGTGAGATCATCGGCGACATCGAAGACCTCGATGCGGTCACGGCTGCGGCCGCAGGTGCCGAGGCCATCATCCACCTCGCCGGCATCCCGACCCACAGCGTCGTGCCCGACAATGACACCTTCCGCATCAACGCCATGGGCGCCTTCAACATCCATGAGGCGGCGCGGCGCAACGGTGTGCCCCGCGTGGTCAGTCTCAGCAGCGAGGCGGTGCTCGGCTGGGCGCCAGGTTCGTTTGAACGCGAACATCTGCCCGACTATCTGCCGATCGATGAAAACCATCCATGCCAGCCGCAGGATTGCTACGGCCTGTCGAAGCAGGTGCTGGAAAGCGTAGGCCGCGCCTTTTCGGCGCGTTGTGGCATGGTGACGGTGTTCATCCGCGCGCCGTGGGTCATGTCGCCCGACGAGCTTGAAACGTTGCGAAAGAACAACGGCCGAATGATCAAAGATTTCGGTCTCTACCATTACATCGATGCGCGCGACCTCGCCGAGGCCTGCCGTCTTGCGGTCGAGGTGGAGTTGAGCGGTGCGCAGGCCGTGTATGTGGGCTCAGGCGAGACCACCGTATCGGTGCCGCTTGCCGAACTCTATCCGAAGCTTGCGCCCGATATCGGCGATCGCGCTGCGGCGCTCACCGGCGCGCTGGCGCCGGTGTCCAACGAGCTGGCACGGCGGTTGCTCGGCTGGAGCCCAAAACATTCGTGGCGCGGCGACAGTTCTTCCTCATCCGCAAAGCCCGCCGCGCGGTCCAAGCGCATCGGACAGGAGACACCATGA
- a CDS encoding sulfite exporter TauE/SafE family protein, which produces MDLHTFLVLLATGVGGGMMAALVGGASVITFPVMLAVGLPPVIATASNLVAVSGGNFLAAMTDRGNLPPFNRAFVGLIAASLSGAVIGAVLLLATPTRMFEQLIPVLLGLATILFGFARQITQWMRARAKARGEAEWKISVTSVPLVLPISIYGGYFGAGAGTLLLGVLTIATEGDYRRANVAKNLVSSLNTVAASVWFIIHGAVSWPQTLSMMLGCLAGGFCGAHLSRRVPQQFMRVLVIFVGALLTAIFAWKYWF; this is translated from the coding sequence GTGGACCTTCATACGTTTCTTGTTCTGCTCGCCACGGGTGTCGGGGGCGGCATGATGGCCGCTCTCGTCGGCGGCGCGTCGGTCATCACGTTTCCGGTGATGCTCGCGGTGGGGCTGCCGCCGGTCATCGCCACCGCGTCGAATCTCGTTGCGGTCAGCGGCGGAAATTTTCTCGCGGCGATGACCGACCGCGGCAATCTTCCGCCGTTCAATCGTGCCTTTGTCGGGCTCATCGCCGCGTCGCTGAGCGGTGCGGTCATCGGTGCGGTGCTGCTGCTCGCGACGCCGACGCGGATGTTCGAACAGCTCATTCCGGTGCTGCTCGGGCTCGCCACCATCCTGTTCGGCTTTGCACGCCAGATCACGCAATGGATGCGCGCCCGCGCCAAAGCGCGAGGTGAGGCGGAGTGGAAAATCAGCGTCACCAGCGTGCCGCTGGTTCTGCCGATCTCGATCTATGGCGGCTATTTCGGCGCGGGCGCCGGCACCTTGCTGCTGGGTGTGCTGACGATAGCGACCGAAGGCGATTACCGGCGCGCCAATGTCGCGAAGAACCTGGTGTCGAGCCTTAACACGGTCGCGGCGTCAGTCTGGTTCATCATCCACGGTGCGGTGAGTTGGCCGCAAACCCTGTCGATGATGCTGGGTTGTCTCGCCGGCGGCTTCTGCGGCGCGCATCTGTCGCGCCGCGTCCCGCAGCAGTTCATGCGCGTGCTGGTGATCTTCGTCGGCGCGCTGCTGACCGCGATTTTTGCCTGGAAATATTGGTTCTGA
- a CDS encoding acyl-CoA dehydrogenase: MSTAVSAKSHPKPAQVLKDADFNWEDPLGLDGDLTEDERMVRDSARAFSQDKLMPRVRLSWREEKVDKDLLPEMGALGLLGPTIPEEYGGAGLGYVAYGLIAREVERVDSGYRSTLSVQSSLVMHPIYAYGTEAQKKKYLPKLAKAELIGCFGLTEPDYGSDPGSMVTRAEKVAGGFKLNGAKMWISNAPIADIAIVWAKLEGKIRGFIVERGTKGFSTPKVEGKLSLRTSVTGEIVLEDAVVPEENLLPNVSGLAGPFGCLNMARYGIAWGAMGAAEFCWHAARQYTLDRKQFGKPLASNQLVQKKLADMQTEIALGLRGALALGRMLEAGKAAPPSISLMKRNNTGKALDIARVARDMHGGNGISDEFHVMRVMCNLETVNTYEGTHDIHALILGRAQTGIQAFM; the protein is encoded by the coding sequence ATGTCGACCGCCGTTTCCGCCAAGTCTCATCCCAAGCCCGCCCAGGTGCTCAAGGACGCCGATTTCAACTGGGAAGACCCGCTTGGCCTGGACGGCGATCTCACCGAGGACGAGCGCATGGTGCGCGACAGCGCCCGCGCTTTCTCCCAGGACAAGCTGATGCCGCGGGTGCGGTTGTCTTGGCGTGAGGAGAAGGTCGACAAGGACCTGTTGCCGGAAATGGGCGCTCTGGGCCTGCTCGGCCCGACCATCCCGGAGGAGTACGGTGGCGCGGGCCTCGGCTATGTGGCCTATGGCTTGATCGCGCGCGAGGTCGAGCGGGTCGATTCCGGCTACCGCTCAACCCTGTCGGTGCAGTCTTCGTTGGTCATGCACCCGATCTATGCCTACGGCACCGAAGCGCAGAAGAAGAAGTATCTGCCCAAGCTTGCCAAGGCTGAGCTGATCGGCTGCTTCGGCCTCACCGAGCCGGATTACGGCTCTGACCCGGGCTCGATGGTGACGCGCGCCGAAAAGGTCGCGGGCGGCTTCAAGCTGAACGGCGCCAAGATGTGGATCTCGAACGCGCCGATCGCCGACATCGCCATCGTCTGGGCGAAGCTCGAAGGGAAGATCCGCGGCTTCATCGTCGAGCGCGGCACCAAGGGCTTCTCGACACCGAAGGTGGAGGGCAAGCTCAGCCTTCGCACCTCGGTCACCGGCGAGATCGTGCTCGAAGACGCCGTGGTGCCGGAAGAGAACCTGCTGCCGAACGTATCGGGCCTTGCCGGCCCGTTCGGCTGCCTCAACATGGCGCGCTACGGCATCGCCTGGGGTGCGATGGGCGCGGCCGAGTTCTGCTGGCATGCGGCGCGGCAATACACGCTCGACCGCAAACAGTTCGGCAAGCCGCTTGCGTCCAATCAGCTGGTGCAGAAGAAGCTTGCCGACATGCAGACCGAGATCGCGCTGGGGCTTCGTGGCGCACTTGCGCTCGGGCGCATGCTCGAAGCCGGCAAGGCCGCGCCGCCGTCGATCTCGCTGATGAAGCGCAACAACACCGGCAAGGCGTTGGACATCGCCCGCGTCGCCCGCGACATGCACGGCGGCAACGGCATCTCGGATGAGTTCCACGTGATGCGCGTGATGTGCAACCTCGAGACCGTGAACACCTACGAGGGCACCCACGACATCCATGCGCTGATTCTCGGCCGCGCTCAGACCGGAATCCAGGCGTTCATGTGA
- a CDS encoding alpha/beta hydrolase → MTNNYEAEYNNRALVPEHPQIFERWVREGAAYRDEAAKEGRAEIGLKYGPSPRQTIDIFKPSGGGKAPLVLFIHGGYWRSLEPSSFSQVARGMNAHGVAVAVSGYDLVPQVNIGQIIEQTQAACLHLWKKLGQRIMVSGHSAGGHLAACMMATDWKKLDASAPADLTTVGYAISGLYDLEVLTHLSGNAEFKLDAASAKRISPLFWPVGAGRVLDAVVGGDESSEFLRHSKAIADAWRAKGVETRYEAIPGKNHFSVCDPMNDANSAMTKRMVELAKRL, encoded by the coding sequence ATGACAAACAACTACGAGGCTGAGTACAACAACCGCGCGCTGGTGCCCGAACATCCGCAAATTTTCGAGCGCTGGGTGCGCGAAGGCGCCGCCTATCGGGACGAAGCCGCGAAGGAAGGCCGCGCCGAGATCGGCCTGAAATACGGCCCCTCGCCGCGCCAGACCATCGATATCTTCAAGCCGAGCGGCGGCGGCAAAGCCCCACTCGTGCTCTTCATCCACGGCGGCTATTGGCGGTCGCTGGAGCCGTCAAGCTTCAGCCAGGTGGCGCGCGGCATGAACGCCCACGGCGTCGCCGTCGCGGTGTCGGGCTACGATCTGGTGCCGCAGGTCAACATCGGCCAGATCATCGAGCAGACCCAGGCCGCGTGCCTACATCTATGGAAGAAGCTCGGCCAGCGCATCATGGTGAGCGGCCATTCGGCCGGCGGGCACCTGGCGGCCTGCATGATGGCGACGGACTGGAAGAAGCTCGACGCAAGTGCGCCGGCCGATTTGACGACCGTCGGCTATGCGATCTCAGGCCTCTACGATCTCGAAGTGCTGACGCATCTGTCGGGCAACGCCGAGTTCAAGCTGGATGCGGCGAGTGCCAAACGCATCTCGCCGCTGTTCTGGCCCGTCGGCGCCGGCCGCGTGCTCGACGCCGTGGTCGGCGGCGATGAGTCGTCGGAATTCCTGCGTCACAGCAAGGCCATCGCCGATGCCTGGCGCGCCAAAGGCGTCGAGACCCGCTACGAGGCGATCCCGGGCAAGAATCATTTCTCCGTCTGCGATCCGATGAACGATGCGAACAGCGCCATGACTAAGCGGATGGTGGAGTTGGCGAAGCGCCTCTGA